In Papio anubis isolate 15944 chromosome 20, Panubis1.0, whole genome shotgun sequence, a single window of DNA contains:
- the KLK8 gene encoding kallikrein-8, with product MGRPRPRAAKTWMFLLLLGEAWAGHSRAQEDKVLGGQECRPHSQPWQAALFQGKQLLCGGVLIGGNWILTAAHCKKPKYTVRLGDHSLQKKDGPEQEIPVVQSIPHPCYNSSDVEDHNHDLMLLQLRDQASLGPKVKPISLADHCTQPGQTCIISGWGTVTSPRENFPDTLNCAEVKIFPQKKCEDAYPGQITDGMVCAGSSKGADTCQGDSGGPLVCNGALQGITSWGSDPCGRSDRPGVYTNICRYLDWIKKTIGSKG from the exons ATGGGACGCCCCCGACCTCGTGCAGCCAAGACGTGGATGTTCCTGCTCTTGCTGGGGGAAGCCTGGGCAG GACACTCCAGGGCACAGGAGGACAAGGTGCTGGGGGGTCAGGAGTGCCGACCCCATTCGCAGCCTTGGCAGGCAGCCTTGTTCCAGGGCAAGCAACTACTCTGTGGCGGTGTCCTTATAGGTGGCAACTGGATCCTTACGGCTGCCCACTGTAAAAAACC GAAATATACAGTGCGCCTGGGAGACCACAGCCTACAGAAAAAAGATGGCCCAGAGCAAGAAATACCTGTGGTTCAGTCCATCCCACACCCCTGCTACAACAGCAGCGATGTGGAGGACCACAACCACGACCTGATGCTTCTTCAGCTGCGTGACCAGGCATCCCTGGGGCCTAAAGTGAAGCCCATCAGCCTGGCAGatcattgcacccagcctggccagACGTGCATCATCTCGGGCTGGGGCACTGTCACCAGTCCCCGAG AGAATTTTCCTGACACTCTCAACTGTGCAGAAGTAAAAATCTTTCCCCAGAAGAAGTGTGAGGATGCCTACCCAGGGCAGATTACAGATGGCATGGTCTGTGCAGGCAGCAGCAAAGGGGCTGACACGTGCCAG GGCGATTCTGGAGGTCCCCTGGTGTGTAATGGTGCACTCCAGGGCATCACATCCTGGGGCTCAGACCCCTGTGGGAGGTCCGACAGACCTGGTGTCTATACCAACATCTGCCGCTACCTGGACTGGATCAAGAAGACCATAGGCAGCAAGGGCTGA